In one window of Gossypium arboreum isolate Shixiya-1 chromosome 4, ASM2569848v2, whole genome shotgun sequence DNA:
- the LOC108459735 gene encoding glycine-rich cell wall structural protein 2-like — protein sequence MGSCRVIGAAFLVLLLVDLAFAARSFKAVGKGGGAGGGGGGGSGAGGANGLGSGSGYGSGYGSGSGSGYGSGAYGSGGGGGGGGGGGGGGGGGSSGSGSGSGYGSGSGSGYGSGGGIGGGGGGGGGRGGGGGGNGGGSGYGSGSGYGSGSGYGSGGGRGGGGGGGSGGGGGGGGGGGNGSGYGSGSGYGSGSGYGSSGDDDYSP from the coding sequence ATGGGGAGCTGTAGGGTTATTGGCGCTGCGTTCTTGGTTTTGCTGCTTGTAGATTTAGCTTTTGCTGCTAGGTCATTTAAGGCTGTAGGAAAGGGAGGTGGTgctggaggaggaggaggaggaggaagtgGTGCAGGTGGTGCCAATGGTTTAGGCTCAGGTTCTGGATATGGTTCAGGGTATGGTTCCGGAAGTGGCTCAGGATATGGTTCGGGAGCTTATGGTAGTGGAGGAGGTGGAGGGGGTGGTGGGGGCGGTGGTGGAGGTGGAGGTGGTGGCAGCTCCGGATCTGGTAGTGGGTCTGGATATGGGTCAGGATCTGGATCAGGGTATGGGTCTGGTGGTGGGATAGgaggaggtggtggtggtggtggtggtagaggaggtggtggtggtggcaATGGGGGAGGGTCAGGATATGGGTCCGGTTCCGGATACGGAAGTGGGTCTGGATACGGAAGTGGTGGTGgtagaggaggaggaggaggtggTGGCAGTGGAGGTGGAGGTGGAGGAGGAGGTGGTGGAGGCAATGGTTCAGGTTATGGAAGTGGTTCAGGATATGGAAGTGGGTCAGGTTATGGTAGTAGTGGAGATGATGATTACTCACCATAA